One window from the genome of Nicotiana tomentosiformis chromosome 5, ASM39032v3, whole genome shotgun sequence encodes:
- the LOC138892807 gene encoding uncharacterized protein: MHKGRVIAYSSRQLKPYDKNYPIHDLELVAIIRAIKIWRHYLYGVSCEVYTDHHSLQHLFKQRDLNLRHRMWLKLLKDYNITILYHQGKANVVVDALSRKAKSMGSLAFISTKERTLTLDSQSLANRLVRLDISEPVEFLRASSPSLHYSSRSRLSSTTIRTYWLSERRCYEDVSRPEAVLLVAADEEGHSWVKLIQERLRTAHFTHESYADQKAHDLSFMVGEKGLLKVSPMKGIMRFGKKGKLSPRFIDTFGVLRRVGEVAYELALPPSLSGVHPVFHVSMLRKYHADRSYVVDYDTVQLDVSLGYEEEPVAIVDRDSSFWFGRVRVEIGTLSSLILA, translated from the exons ATGCAtaaggggcgagttattgcatattcttcacgtcagctgaagccctacgataaaaattaccccatacatgatttggagttggtcgcgATAATTCGTGCtattaagatctggaggcattatctttatggggtgtcctgtgaggtttacaccgatcatcatagcttgcaacatttgttcaagcagagggatctcaatttgaggcaccGCATGTGGCttaagttactaaaagattataatattaccatcctttatcatcagggcaaggcgaatgtggttgttgatgccttgagtagaaaagcgaagagtatgggtagtttggcattcatttcaacaAAGGAGAGGACATTAACTTTGGACagtcagtccttggctaacagacttgtgaggttggatatttcagagccagtcgagttcttgcgtgcgtcgtcgcccagtcttcactattcaaGCAGATCAAGGCTCTCCAGTACGACGATCCGCACTTATTGGTTATCAGAGAGGCG gtgctacgaagatgtatcgcgacctgaggcagtattattggtggcggcagatgaagaaggacatagttgg gtaaagttgattcaggagcgacttcgcacagcacactTCACACAtgagagttacgcggatcagaaggcgcatgatttatcatttatggtgggcgagaagggtctcttgaaagtctcgccgatgaaggggatcatgaggttcgggaagaagggcaagttaagcccaaggtttatagatACATTTggggtgttgaggcgagttggggaggttgcttatgagcttgccttgcctcctagtctatcgggagttcatccagtcttccacgtgtctatgcttcggaagtatcatgccgacaggtcgtaTGTGGTAGACTAcgacacggttcagttagatgtgagtctgggttatgaggaggagccagttgccattgttgacag ggatagtTCGTTctggtttggaagggttcgggttgaaatcggaacacttagttccttaatattggcttaa